Proteins from a single region of Nocardioides anomalus:
- a CDS encoding Hsp20/alpha crystallin family protein — MLLRTTDPFRDFDRLTQQLLGTTSRPAVMPMDAWREGDRFVIEFDLPGVSRETIDLDVERNVLTVRAERVSRNGDWEMLATERPRGAFSRQLVLGDNLDLERIEAAYENGVLRLVVPVAEKAKPRKISIGGAETVEGRTEAITA; from the coding sequence ATGCTGCTCCGCACGACCGACCCGTTCCGCGACTTCGACCGCCTGACCCAGCAGCTGCTCGGCACCACGAGCCGTCCCGCGGTGATGCCGATGGACGCGTGGCGCGAGGGCGACCGCTTCGTCATCGAGTTCGACCTGCCCGGCGTCAGCAGGGAGACCATCGACCTCGACGTCGAGCGCAACGTGCTGACCGTCCGCGCCGAGCGCGTGAGCCGCAACGGCGACTGGGAGATGCTGGCCACCGAGCGCCCGCGCGGCGCCTTCAGCCGCCAGCTGGTCCTGGGCGACAACCTGGACCTCGAGCGCATCGAGGCGGCCTACGAGAACGGCGTGCTCCGGCTCGTCGTCCCCGTGGCGGAGAAGGCCAAGCCGCGCAAGATCTCGATCGGCGGCGCCGAGACCGTCGAGGGCCGGACCGAGGCCATCACGGCCTAG
- a CDS encoding LLM class flavin-dependent oxidoreductase, whose protein sequence is MQFGIFTVGDVTTDPTTGRTPSEFERIKATVAIAKKAEEVGLDVFATGEHHNPPFIASNPTATLAYIGAQTERLLLSTSTTLITTTDPVLIAEDYAKVQHLVDGRLDLMMGRGNTGPVYPWFGKDIRDGISLAVENYALLHRLWREDVVDWEGKHRTPLQGYTATPRPLDGVPPFVWHGSIRSPEIAEQAAYYGDGFFANHIFWPPSHTARMVDLYRRRFEHYGHGTADQAIVGLGGQVFMRKNSQDAVREFRPYFDNAPVYGHGPSLEDFTSQTPLTVGSPQEVIERTLGFREYAGDYQRQLFLVDHAGLPLTTVLEQLDLLGEEVVPALRKEFEALRPAHVPSDPPVHPAVGGAPVHEEQEVVA, encoded by the coding sequence ATGCAGTTCGGGATCTTCACCGTCGGCGACGTCACCACCGACCCGACCACGGGTCGCACGCCGAGCGAGTTCGAGCGGATCAAGGCCACGGTCGCGATCGCCAAGAAGGCCGAGGAGGTCGGGCTGGACGTGTTCGCCACCGGCGAGCACCACAACCCGCCGTTCATCGCCTCCAACCCCACCGCGACGCTGGCCTACATCGGTGCGCAGACCGAGCGGCTGCTGCTCAGCACCTCGACCACGCTGATCACGACCACCGACCCGGTGCTCATCGCCGAGGACTACGCCAAGGTCCAGCACCTCGTCGACGGCCGCCTCGACCTGATGATGGGCCGCGGCAACACCGGCCCGGTCTACCCGTGGTTCGGCAAGGACATCCGCGACGGCATCTCGCTGGCCGTCGAGAACTACGCCCTGCTGCACCGCCTCTGGCGCGAGGACGTCGTGGACTGGGAGGGCAAGCACCGCACGCCGCTCCAGGGCTACACCGCCACCCCGCGCCCGCTCGACGGCGTCCCGCCCTTCGTGTGGCACGGCTCGATCCGCTCGCCCGAGATCGCCGAGCAAGCCGCCTACTACGGCGACGGCTTCTTCGCCAACCACATCTTCTGGCCGCCGTCGCACACCGCGCGGATGGTCGACCTCTACCGCCGCCGCTTCGAGCACTACGGACACGGCACCGCCGACCAGGCCATCGTCGGCCTCGGCGGACAGGTCTTCATGCGCAAGAACAGCCAGGACGCCGTCCGCGAGTTCCGCCCCTACTTCGACAACGCTCCGGTCTACGGCCACGGCCCGTCGCTCGAGGACTTCACCAGCCAGACCCCGCTGACCGTCGGCTCACCGCAGGAGGTCATCGAGCGCACCCTCGGCTTCCGCGAGTACGCCGGCGACTACCAGCGCCAGCTGTTCCTCGTCGACCACGCCGGGCTGCCCCTCACGACCGTGCTCGAGCAGCTCGACCTGCTCGGCGAGGAGGTCGTGCCGGCGCTGCGCAAGGAGTTCGAGGCGCTGCGTCCCGCGCACGTGCCGTCCGACCCGCCCGTCCACCCGGCCGTCGGTGGCGCACCGGTCCACGAGGAGCAGGAGGTCGTGGCGTGA
- a CDS encoding MerR family transcriptional regulator, with the protein MPGRPTGVFAISVAAEMASMEIQNLRVYERRGLVEPERTPGGTRRYSEADVDRLVRIGELLAEGLNLAGIARVLQLEARVARLERDNARLRERD; encoded by the coding sequence GTGCCGGGCCGTCCCACGGGTGTCTTCGCGATCTCCGTCGCCGCCGAGATGGCGTCGATGGAGATCCAGAACCTGCGCGTCTACGAGCGCCGGGGCCTGGTCGAGCCCGAGCGCACGCCCGGCGGGACGCGGCGCTACAGCGAGGCCGACGTGGACCGGCTGGTCCGCATCGGCGAGCTGCTGGCCGAGGGGCTCAACCTCGCGGGCATCGCGCGGGTGCTGCAGCTCGAGGCGCGGGTGGCGCGGCTCGAGCGCGACAACGCCCGGCTGCGCGAGCGCGACTAG
- a CDS encoding LLM class flavin-dependent oxidoreductase, which produces MVTTGVVFRPEQPPEELRAAVERAEAAGVGELWFWEDCFRNGGLTAATSALAWSERLHVGIGLLPVPLRNPALAAMEIATLARMFPGRLTVTVGHGVLDWMRQVGAGVDSPMTLLREHTTAVRDLLRGETVTVSGRYVSLDAVALDWPPAEPPRLLVGARGPKTIELAAEVADGVLLDTVTDPDVVRRARELVGDAQVYAFAPLAPDSSAEQISARVGELAGAGADAVIVHGTDQAPGMPEDLSVFE; this is translated from the coding sequence ATGGTCACCACCGGCGTCGTCTTCCGTCCCGAGCAGCCACCCGAGGAGCTCCGGGCCGCGGTCGAGCGCGCCGAGGCCGCCGGCGTGGGCGAGCTGTGGTTCTGGGAGGACTGCTTCCGCAACGGCGGGCTCACCGCGGCCACCAGCGCGCTGGCCTGGTCCGAGCGGCTGCACGTGGGCATCGGGCTGCTCCCCGTGCCGCTGCGCAACCCGGCGCTGGCCGCGATGGAGATCGCCACCCTCGCCCGGATGTTCCCCGGTCGGCTGACCGTCACCGTGGGCCACGGCGTGCTCGACTGGATGCGCCAGGTCGGCGCCGGGGTGGACTCGCCGATGACCCTGCTGCGCGAGCACACCACCGCGGTCCGCGACCTGCTGCGCGGAGAGACGGTCACCGTCTCGGGCCGCTACGTCTCCCTCGACGCCGTGGCCCTGGACTGGCCGCCCGCCGAGCCGCCGCGGCTGCTGGTCGGCGCCCGCGGCCCCAAGACCATCGAGCTGGCCGCCGAGGTCGCCGACGGGGTGCTGCTCGACACCGTGACCGACCCCGACGTCGTACGCCGCGCGCGCGAGCTGGTCGGCGACGCGCAGGTCTACGCCTTCGCCCCGCTGGCCCCGGACTCGTCCGCCGAGCAGATCTCGGCGCGCGTCGGGGAGCTGGCCGGCGCCGGCGCCGACGCGGTCATCGTGCACGGGACCGACCAGGCGCCGGGAATGCCCGAGGACCTCTCCGTGTTCGAGTAG
- a CDS encoding TspO/MBR family protein, with the protein MSPRLTTGLLTLAAAAVGTLGTKPDSAWYRALRKPSWQPPAVAFPLVWTPLYAAIAWSTGRAAAAEEERRGRYLALTGANLAVNAGWCWAFFTARSPRGGLATIAVLDALNLALLRETVRRDPAAAAALAPYVAWTGFATALNAAHVRLN; encoded by the coding sequence ATGTCTCCCCGCCTGACCACCGGTCTGCTCACGCTCGCCGCCGCCGCGGTGGGCACGCTCGGCACCAAGCCCGACAGCGCGTGGTACCGCGCGCTGCGCAAGCCCTCCTGGCAGCCGCCCGCGGTCGCCTTCCCGCTCGTCTGGACGCCCCTGTACGCCGCGATCGCGTGGAGCACCGGTCGCGCGGCCGCGGCCGAGGAGGAGCGCCGCGGGCGCTACCTCGCGCTCACCGGCGCGAACCTCGCCGTCAACGCCGGCTGGTGCTGGGCCTTCTTCACCGCCCGGTCGCCGCGCGGCGGGCTGGCCACCATCGCGGTGCTCGACGCGCTCAACCTGGCCCTGCTGCGCGAGACCGTCCGCCGCGACCCGGCGGCGGCCGCCGCGCTGGCGCCGTACGTCGCCTGGACCGGCTTCGCCACCGCCCTCAACGCCGCGCACGTCCGCCTGAACTGA
- a CDS encoding FMN reductase yields the protein MTRLVVVSAGLSVPSSTTLLAERLTAAVVAQLPDAEVTHVELRDLAHPIADNLLTGFPTGALADAVEAVARADAVIAVTPVFSASYSGLFKSFLDVLDPGTLDGTPVLMAATAGTARHSLVLEHALRPLFAYLRAVPVPTGVFAASEDFASPELSVRIDRAAGELAEAVLRRPRPHAVEEFTPFERLLEGLGG from the coding sequence GTGACCCGCCTCGTCGTCGTCTCGGCGGGACTGAGCGTCCCGTCCTCCACCACCCTGCTGGCCGAGCGGCTCACCGCCGCCGTGGTCGCGCAGCTGCCCGATGCGGAGGTCACCCACGTCGAGCTGCGCGACCTCGCGCACCCGATCGCGGACAACCTGCTGACCGGGTTCCCGACCGGGGCGTTGGCCGACGCCGTCGAGGCCGTGGCGCGCGCCGACGCGGTCATCGCGGTGACGCCGGTGTTCAGCGCGTCCTACAGCGGGCTGTTCAAGTCCTTCCTCGACGTGCTCGACCCGGGCACGCTCGACGGCACGCCGGTGCTGATGGCGGCGACCGCGGGCACCGCCCGCCACTCGCTCGTCCTCGAGCACGCGCTGCGCCCGTTGTTCGCCTACCTGCGGGCCGTGCCGGTCCCGACCGGTGTGTTCGCGGCCAGCGAGGACTTCGCCTCGCCGGAGCTGAGCGTCCGCATCGACCGCGCCGCCGGCGAGCTGGCCGAAGCGGTGCTGCGCCGCCCGCGCCCCCACGCCGTCGAGGAGTTCACGCCGTTCGAGCGGCTCTTGGAGGGGCTGGGAGGCTGA
- a CDS encoding ABC transporter permease, with protein sequence MTTTLQPSATATVTIRPVTLRRAYRFELVKLLSQWRVRLIVLACLVAPAGYTAIVSRQSSLPTDAVYGRWMGQSGWAGSLVVLVFLGTILLPLLTSLVAGDVFAVEDRLGTWRHLLVTVRSKRVVFAAKALAALTVTLALLVALVVSATAGALASVGHHPLPGLDGHLMSSGELAGTVALSWLTLLAPTLAFSAVGLLGSVALGRSPLGLLTPVAFALALEGVALLPVPVPLREALPMTAFVSYRGLLTEPRQLDLVWVGLAVSLTWAVVATALAYRLFVRRDFTDLAHDGSGRRLFVGGLVPLAALVAATTGVVAAAGGVTGTGVERAQLERELATSFSHLYVLQTDELNRPAVKEGDLRTTASCDKGGERVADSGPGADWRCTVTWTLPGATATGTAIYQLDVAADGRYVADGDGPKEVNGFFQVRTPSGDAPNPLWQFDGFVDLLDDDHDN encoded by the coding sequence GTGACCACGACCCTCCAGCCGTCCGCCACCGCGACCGTCACGATCCGCCCGGTCACGCTGCGCCGCGCGTACCGCTTCGAGCTGGTCAAGCTGCTCTCGCAGTGGCGGGTCCGGCTGATCGTCCTGGCCTGCCTGGTCGCCCCGGCCGGCTACACCGCGATCGTGAGCCGGCAGAGCTCGCTGCCCACCGACGCGGTCTACGGCCGGTGGATGGGCCAGTCCGGCTGGGCCGGGTCGTTGGTGGTCCTGGTCTTCCTGGGCACGATCCTGCTGCCCCTGCTCACCTCGCTCGTCGCCGGCGACGTCTTCGCGGTCGAGGACCGCCTCGGCACCTGGCGGCACCTGCTGGTCACGGTCCGCTCCAAGCGCGTGGTCTTCGCGGCCAAGGCGCTGGCCGCGCTCACGGTGACCCTGGCCCTGCTCGTCGCCCTGGTCGTCTCCGCGACCGCGGGTGCCCTGGCCTCGGTCGGCCACCACCCGCTGCCCGGGCTGGACGGCCACCTCATGTCGTCCGGCGAGCTGGCCGGCACGGTCGCGCTCTCCTGGCTGACCCTGCTCGCGCCCACGCTCGCCTTCTCCGCCGTCGGCCTGCTCGGCTCGGTCGCCCTCGGGCGCTCACCGCTGGGGCTGCTCACCCCCGTGGCCTTCGCCCTCGCCCTCGAGGGCGTCGCACTGCTCCCGGTCCCGGTCCCCCTGCGCGAGGCCCTGCCGATGACGGCGTTCGTCTCCTACCGCGGCCTGCTCACCGAGCCGCGCCAGCTGGACCTGGTCTGGGTCGGCCTCGCGGTCAGCCTGACCTGGGCCGTGGTGGCGACGGCGCTGGCCTACCGGCTGTTCGTGCGCCGCGACTTCACCGACCTGGCCCACGACGGGTCCGGGCGCCGCCTGTTCGTCGGCGGCCTCGTCCCCCTGGCCGCGCTCGTCGCCGCGACCACGGGGGTCGTGGCCGCGGCCGGCGGCGTGACCGGCACCGGCGTCGAGCGTGCCCAGCTCGAGCGGGAGCTGGCCACCTCGTTCTCCCACCTCTACGTGCTGCAGACCGACGAGCTGAACCGCCCCGCGGTGAAGGAGGGCGACCTGCGCACCACCGCGTCCTGCGACAAGGGCGGCGAGCGCGTCGCGGACTCCGGGCCCGGCGCGGACTGGCGCTGCACCGTCACCTGGACGCTGCCCGGGGCCACCGCCACCGGCACCGCGATCTACCAGCTCGACGTGGCCGCGGACGGCCGGTACGTCGCCGACGGCGACGGCCCCAAGGAGGTCAACGGGTTCTTCCAGGTGCGCACCCCCAGCGGCGACGCCCCGAACCCGTTGTGGCAGTTCGACGGCTTCGTCGACCTGCTGGACGACGACCACGACAACTGA
- a CDS encoding bifunctional YncE family protein/alkaline phosphatase family protein has translation MKVTRNRVVRPARRRLPRTALAVLVGGLTLAVTGTVAYGTTLGFGQHQVGTEYPDGLQISSNQVLRPLGDRLSTPYGKFMGSTVSPDGRYLAATANDRSVSLQIFDLQSYRLLWRGGTATGVDQKLTDNTVGQEGPLYSPDGTVLWMPNATGLTRFPIGPDGKPGVGTKITLPTVDGKQPLTAGMTYSPDGSTLYAALNGQNTVVALDPATGAAQGTWPVGNAPRQVAFAGDTLYVSDEGGRPAGGGDQTQDSYGTAIVADPVRGTSTTGTLSVIDTTDPAAPVGTIPVGLHPTDLLVADDVLYVANTFDDTVSVVDTTTGTVKQTINTQPWQGSQVGYAPDALAVVDGRLLVSLGRANAIAVYRVGQDALDPVSYVGLVPTDYYPEDVFPVGGQVVVANRRGVDARGPLLTFNEGYGTTPATGRGTHGTTASLTRFTLPSDTDIRRQWTTTVYRQNGWGQGDSDVKHARGKKAKAVPVPKKIGDPSTIKHVFMLVKENRTYDQIHGDMTEGNGDASLAQFGETVTPNTHALAREFGLYDNTYDVGTNSAEGHNWLMQGDDPEYTESSAGEYTRSYDTEEDVLGHQRSGFLWTAVQAAGNSARNYGEFIYTEGKPAGTWQQYYCASRSVDQGGDPAQLSSQALRGNYGSVIPSLDAITYRQSPPFDLSIPDLYRYQVWKQDFLERGPADFQMMWLSDDHTGGPVSARAEVAGSDLAVGKIVDTISHSRWWKNSAIFVVEDDSQNGADHVDGHRAPVQVISPWAVHGKTVSRYYSQINMVRTIEQILGAEPLNQKVAAATPMFDAFRKKPDYTAYDAKPNRVPLTENIATPPACGLDAPTGARAVQAAPTPTPYVSYATAWQEWAAKQHLTGPKAQPDYANPELMNRFTWYDAHHWELPYPGDEEIYLPDEVPGAALPGSEVE, from the coding sequence ATGAAGGTCACGCGCAACCGCGTGGTGCGGCCCGCACGCCGGCGCCTGCCACGCACGGCGCTCGCGGTGCTCGTCGGCGGGCTCACGCTCGCCGTCACCGGCACCGTCGCCTACGGAACCACGCTCGGCTTCGGCCAGCACCAGGTCGGCACGGAGTACCCCGACGGCCTGCAGATCTCCTCCAACCAGGTGCTGCGGCCGCTCGGCGACCGGCTCAGCACGCCGTACGGCAAGTTCATGGGCTCGACCGTGAGCCCGGACGGCCGCTACCTCGCCGCCACCGCCAACGACCGCTCGGTCTCGCTGCAGATCTTCGACCTGCAGAGCTACCGGCTGCTGTGGCGCGGCGGCACGGCGACCGGCGTGGACCAGAAGCTCACCGACAACACCGTCGGCCAGGAGGGACCGCTCTACTCCCCCGACGGCACGGTGCTGTGGATGCCCAACGCCACCGGGCTGACCCGCTTCCCGATCGGCCCGGACGGCAAGCCCGGCGTCGGCACCAAGATCACCCTGCCGACCGTCGACGGCAAGCAGCCGCTCACCGCCGGGATGACCTACTCCCCCGACGGCAGCACCCTGTACGCCGCCCTCAACGGCCAGAACACCGTGGTGGCCCTCGACCCCGCGACCGGCGCCGCCCAGGGCACGTGGCCGGTCGGCAACGCCCCGCGCCAGGTGGCGTTCGCCGGCGACACGCTCTACGTCAGCGACGAGGGCGGCCGCCCGGCCGGCGGCGGGGACCAGACCCAGGACTCCTACGGCACGGCGATCGTGGCCGACCCGGTCCGCGGCACGTCGACGACCGGCACCCTCAGCGTCATCGACACCACCGACCCGGCGGCGCCCGTCGGCACCATCCCCGTCGGGCTGCACCCGACCGACCTGCTCGTGGCCGACGACGTGCTGTACGTCGCCAACACCTTCGACGACACCGTCTCGGTCGTGGACACCACCACGGGCACCGTCAAGCAGACCATCAACACCCAGCCCTGGCAGGGCTCACAGGTGGGCTACGCCCCCGACGCGCTCGCGGTGGTCGACGGCCGGCTGCTGGTGAGCCTCGGGCGCGCCAACGCGATCGCGGTCTACCGGGTCGGCCAGGACGCCCTCGACCCGGTCAGCTACGTCGGCCTGGTGCCGACCGACTACTACCCCGAGGACGTCTTCCCGGTCGGCGGTCAGGTGGTCGTGGCCAACCGGCGCGGCGTCGACGCCCGCGGCCCGCTGCTGACCTTCAACGAGGGCTACGGCACCACGCCGGCGACCGGCCGCGGCACGCACGGCACCACCGCGTCGCTGACCCGGTTCACCCTGCCCAGCGACACCGACATCCGGCGGCAGTGGACGACCACCGTCTACCGGCAGAACGGGTGGGGCCAGGGCGACAGCGACGTCAAGCACGCGCGCGGCAAGAAGGCCAAGGCGGTGCCGGTGCCCAAGAAGATCGGCGACCCGTCGACGATCAAGCACGTCTTTATGCTGGTCAAGGAGAACCGCACCTACGACCAGATCCACGGCGACATGACCGAGGGCAACGGCGACGCGAGCCTCGCGCAGTTCGGCGAGACCGTCACGCCCAACACCCACGCCCTCGCCCGGGAGTTCGGCCTCTACGACAACACCTACGACGTGGGGACCAACTCCGCCGAGGGTCACAACTGGCTGATGCAGGGCGACGACCCGGAGTACACCGAGTCCAGCGCCGGTGAGTACACGCGCAGCTACGACACCGAGGAGGACGTCCTCGGCCACCAGCGCTCGGGCTTCCTGTGGACCGCCGTCCAGGCCGCGGGCAACAGCGCGCGCAACTACGGCGAGTTCATCTACACCGAGGGCAAGCCGGCCGGGACCTGGCAGCAGTACTACTGCGCCAGCCGCTCGGTCGACCAGGGCGGCGACCCGGCACAGCTGTCCAGCCAGGCGCTGCGCGGCAACTACGGCTCGGTGATCCCGTCGCTGGACGCCATCACCTACCGCCAGTCCCCGCCGTTCGACCTCTCGATCCCCGACCTCTACCGCTACCAGGTGTGGAAGCAGGACTTCCTCGAGCGGGGACCGGCGGACTTCCAGATGATGTGGCTCTCCGACGACCACACCGGCGGCCCGGTCTCCGCGCGCGCCGAGGTGGCCGGCAGCGACCTCGCGGTCGGCAAGATCGTGGACACCATCAGCCACAGCCGGTGGTGGAAGAACTCCGCGATCTTCGTGGTCGAGGACGACAGCCAGAACGGCGCGGACCACGTCGACGGGCACCGCGCGCCGGTGCAGGTCATCAGCCCGTGGGCGGTGCACGGGAAGACGGTGTCGCGCTACTACTCGCAGATCAACATGGTGCGCACCATCGAGCAGATCCTCGGTGCCGAGCCGCTCAACCAGAAGGTCGCGGCGGCGACGCCGATGTTCGACGCCTTCAGGAAGAAGCCGGACTACACGGCCTACGACGCCAAGCCCAACCGGGTGCCGCTGACCGAGAACATCGCGACGCCCCCGGCCTGCGGTCTCGACGCCCCGACCGGGGCGCGGGCGGTCCAGGCGGCGCCCACGCCGACGCCGTACGTCTCTTACGCCACGGCGTGGCAGGAGTGGGCGGCCAAGCAGCACCTGACCGGACCGAAGGCGCAGCCGGACTACGCGAACCCGGAGCTGATGAACCGGTTCACGTGGTACGACGCGCACCACTGGGAGCTGCCCTACCCGGGCGACGAGGAGATCTACCTGCCCGACGAGGTCCCCGGCGCCGCGCTGCCGGGCTCCGAGGTGGAGTAG
- a CDS encoding putative bifunctional diguanylate cyclase/phosphodiesterase — MTGSAGRSRTRSAAFVLVSVAFIVTEFVLLQALFHLDDGADARDRAQARAAVAVAVWRPGADDAAVAEAVRDLAGSGVADAEALTARLDTWRASGTPEDLQGLSDEVDVAGDAVADEQSTVDRKVTGIFVVLLLVVSVGWWLYFRRLVAKHRGVERELTERKAADAGERRLHALVQSSSDVVAILDPDARASYVSPAAAHVLGHDADDLLGGGLLDLVAAADRPQILHVVSSARPGRQQELQLRMDHADGRALVAEGTLTDLRDEPTVQGWVLTVRDVTERARLQEDLARQAFHDSLTGLANRQLFTDRLDHALSRRSGSPRPLAVLFVDLDDFKHVNDSLGHATGDELLVAVAARIAAGVRPGDTAARLGGDEFAVLLEDTDLTTASQLAHRLLVAVAEPVTLDGHTHTVRASVGLAEAVPGEEDGAATMRHADVAMYAAKERGKGGLAVYDSAAHERALETLTLRRELEAAVDDGALALHYQPTVDLATGAVTGFEALVRWPHPTRGVVPPLEFIPLAEQTGLIVRLGTWVLRTAVRDAASLQSSTHRPSVAVNVSARQLVHPGFVTLVRSALADSGLAPDRLTLEVTETALLSDVEAGVTALTTLRRQGVRVAIDDFGTGYSSLSHLARLPVDVLKVDKSFVDRLEHDRDDALVSAILAMSRALRLTSVAEGVEDPGQADWLREAGCALGQGYLWSRPVELETARALLAGSPGVRLAPAG, encoded by the coding sequence ATGACGGGCTCGGCGGGGCGTTCGCGCACGCGCAGCGCGGCCTTCGTGCTGGTCTCGGTGGCCTTCATCGTCACCGAGTTCGTGCTCCTCCAGGCCCTGTTCCACCTCGACGACGGCGCGGACGCCCGCGACCGCGCGCAGGCCCGTGCCGCGGTGGCGGTCGCGGTGTGGCGACCCGGCGCGGACGACGCCGCGGTGGCCGAGGCGGTCCGCGACCTCGCCGGCAGCGGGGTGGCCGACGCCGAGGCCCTGACCGCACGACTGGACACCTGGCGCGCCTCGGGCACGCCGGAGGACCTGCAGGGCCTGAGCGACGAGGTCGACGTCGCCGGGGACGCGGTGGCCGACGAGCAGAGCACGGTGGACCGCAAGGTGACCGGGATCTTCGTGGTCCTGCTGCTGGTGGTCTCGGTCGGGTGGTGGCTCTACTTCCGGCGCCTGGTCGCCAAGCACCGCGGCGTGGAGCGCGAGCTCACCGAGCGCAAGGCCGCCGACGCCGGCGAGCGGCGCCTGCACGCCCTGGTGCAGAGCAGCTCCGACGTGGTCGCCATCCTCGACCCGGACGCGCGCGCGTCGTACGTCAGCCCGGCCGCGGCCCACGTCCTCGGCCACGACGCCGACGACCTCCTCGGTGGCGGCCTGCTCGACCTGGTGGCCGCCGCGGACCGCCCACAGATCCTCCACGTGGTGAGCTCCGCGCGGCCCGGGCGGCAGCAGGAGCTCCAGCTGCGGATGGACCACGCCGACGGCCGCGCGCTGGTGGCGGAGGGCACGCTCACCGACCTGCGCGACGAGCCCACCGTCCAGGGCTGGGTGCTGACCGTGCGCGACGTGACCGAGCGGGCGCGCCTGCAGGAGGACCTGGCCCGGCAGGCCTTCCACGACTCGCTCACCGGCCTGGCCAACCGACAGCTGTTCACCGACCGGCTCGACCACGCGCTCAGCCGGCGCTCCGGTTCCCCGCGACCGCTGGCCGTGCTGTTCGTGGACCTCGACGACTTCAAGCACGTCAACGACAGCCTGGGCCACGCGACCGGCGACGAGCTGCTGGTCGCGGTGGCGGCCCGGATCGCCGCCGGGGTCCGGCCCGGCGACACCGCGGCCCGGCTCGGCGGCGACGAGTTCGCCGTGCTGCTCGAGGACACCGACCTCACCACCGCCTCGCAGCTCGCGCACCGGCTGCTCGTCGCGGTGGCCGAGCCGGTCACCCTCGACGGCCACACCCACACCGTGCGCGCCAGCGTCGGGCTGGCCGAGGCCGTGCCCGGCGAGGAGGACGGCGCCGCCACCATGCGCCACGCGGACGTGGCCATGTACGCCGCCAAGGAGCGGGGCAAGGGCGGGCTCGCGGTCTACGACTCGGCCGCGCACGAGCGCGCCCTCGAGACCCTGACGCTGCGTCGCGAGCTCGAGGCCGCCGTCGACGACGGCGCGCTGGCCCTGCACTACCAGCCGACCGTGGACCTCGCGACCGGCGCCGTCACCGGGTTCGAGGCGCTGGTCCGCTGGCCGCACCCGACCCGGGGGGTGGTCCCGCCCCTGGAGTTCATCCCGCTGGCCGAGCAGACCGGGCTGATCGTGCGCCTCGGCACCTGGGTGCTGCGCACGGCCGTGCGCGACGCCGCGTCGCTCCAGAGCTCCACGCACCGACCGTCGGTGGCCGTGAACGTCTCGGCGCGCCAGCTCGTGCACCCCGGCTTCGTCACGCTGGTGCGCAGCGCGCTGGCCGACTCCGGGCTGGCGCCGGACCGGCTGACCCTCGAGGTCACCGAGACCGCGCTGCTCTCCGACGTCGAGGCCGGCGTCACCGCGCTGACCACCCTGCGCCGCCAGGGCGTGCGGGTGGCCATCGACGACTTCGGCACCGGCTACAGCTCGCTGTCCCACCTCGCCCGACTGCCCGTGGACGTGCTCAAGGTCGACAAGTCCTTCGTCGACCGCCTCGAGCACGACCGCGACGACGCCCTGGTCAGCGCCATCCTGGCCATGTCCCGCGCGCTGCGCCTGACCAGCGTCGCCGAGGGCGTCGAGGACCCCGGTCAGGCCGACTGGCTGCGGGAGGCCGGGTGCGCCCTGGGCCAGGGCTACCTGTGGTCGCGCCCGGTCGAGCTCGAGACGGCGCGCGCGCTGCTGGCCGGCTCGCCCGGCGTACGCCTCGCGCCGGCGGGCTAG